The following coding sequences are from one Candidatus Liberimonas magnetica window:
- a CDS encoding radical SAM protein — MNRLLSYKPVRCILELSYACNLKCKTCNIWEKQKFADKKNCRKKLSLERIKELNKELSQAGIKRVTFLGGEPFLNKDLLDISAHAKSCGLSTAVVTNGALIDTSAIQDIVYEAPLDIIIFSLDGPQAVHDGIRGVQGTYKKLEETVSAIQKLKKKNKKRYPKIYIYATVSGFNYNYLTDIFNFAQKNDVNALKFIAVSKVTAADMEETNKNFKLPAITSHSYAVTGDIALDNKSLAAAQSQLAIISEKAKKIGLKFLVEEYLLNSKGTKACVFAGKDFVISAYGEIYPCPMLPDYLIGNINETSLKDILESHVSQEKFKELNDLSISRRMSVCRSCCVEKLSYDPVNISKE; from the coding sequence ATGAATAGATTATTAAGCTATAAACCTGTAAGATGTATTTTAGAACTTAGTTACGCCTGCAACCTGAAATGCAAGACCTGCAATATATGGGAAAAACAGAAGTTTGCAGATAAGAAAAATTGCCGTAAAAAATTGAGTTTAGAAAGAATAAAAGAACTTAATAAAGAACTTTCTCAAGCCGGTATTAAACGGGTCACCTTCTTAGGTGGGGAACCTTTCTTAAACAAGGATCTTTTGGATATATCAGCCCATGCCAAATCGTGCGGCCTGTCAACCGCTGTTGTTACAAACGGGGCACTTATTGACACATCTGCGATACAGGATATAGTTTACGAAGCGCCTTTAGATATTATAATATTTTCACTTGACGGCCCGCAAGCTGTGCACGATGGGATACGGGGCGTTCAGGGCACATATAAAAAACTTGAAGAAACGGTATCTGCCATACAGAAACTAAAGAAAAAGAACAAGAAGAGATACCCGAAGATATACATTTACGCAACGGTTTCCGGTTTTAACTATAATTATCTTACTGATATATTCAATTTTGCCCAAAAAAACGATGTAAATGCGCTCAAATTTATAGCTGTTTCAAAAGTTACTGCAGCTGACATGGAAGAGACAAATAAAAATTTTAAACTACCTGCAATAACTTCTCACTCTTATGCAGTAACTGGCGATATAGCGTTAGATAATAAATCTTTAGCTGCTGCACAAAGTCAGCTGGCAATTATAAGTGAAAAAGCCAAAAAGATAGGTTTAAAGTTCCTGGTTGAAGAATACTTGCTAAACTCCAAAGGCACAAAAGCCTGTGTTTTTGCAGGCAAAGATTTTGTAATATCTGCCTACGGAGAAATATACCCATGTCCCATGCTTCCTGATTACTTGATAGGAAACATCAACGAAACTTCTTTAAAAGATATCCTCGAAAGCCATGTATCTCAGGAGAAATTCAAGGAATTAAACGACTTGTCTATTTCAAGAAGAATGTCCGTCTGCAGAAGCTGCTGTGTTGAAAAACTTTCCTACGACCCCGTAAATATCAGCAAGGAATAA
- a CDS encoding glycosyltransferase gives MKNLKITYFGVLKSITSWSKVSRELILSLLKLGVDLNIYERKGFLYDTSFPLDYTIKSRINNNFEGGIVFTFENPRVYHYLPEECLKIGFLVYEFNELPKIWIENINKYLDMVIVPSVFTRDVFVNSGIDAAKVKILRFGFNPAYYFTEKKSKKNDVFTFLCCSAPHKREGIELLLESYTKTFSKNDRVQLILKLTYIPGANYKEFEYRDINDLINSFKKRKNAPKISVISKILSEQQMSDLYQKANCYFSMVKAESFGLCFLEALACGLEIACINYSGQSDFLNDNNAHFINYSMKPLNGEEYESLKRKPLIPLPEINHASDVIRNVYETSRKKNNPETDLSYYYWDNVARDFLSIIREFDKNNDF, from the coding sequence ATGAAAAACCTTAAAATTACCTATTTTGGAGTGCTTAAAAGCATTACAAGCTGGTCAAAGGTTTCAAGGGAGCTTATTCTATCCCTTCTAAAGCTTGGCGTAGATTTAAATATCTACGAAAGAAAAGGTTTTTTGTATGACACTTCCTTCCCGTTAGATTATACCATAAAATCAAGGATAAACAATAACTTTGAAGGCGGCATTGTATTTACTTTTGAAAATCCAAGGGTTTATCATTACTTGCCTGAAGAATGCCTTAAAATAGGGTTTCTTGTTTATGAGTTTAACGAGCTTCCTAAAATATGGATAGAAAATATAAACAAATACCTGGATATGGTTATTGTACCTTCGGTTTTTACAAGGGATGTTTTTGTCAATTCAGGTATAGATGCAGCCAAAGTCAAAATTTTAAGGTTCGGTTTTAATCCGGCTTATTATTTTACGGAAAAAAAGAGCAAAAAGAATGATGTTTTTACCTTTCTTTGCTGTTCCGCACCGCATAAAAGGGAAGGAATTGAATTACTTCTTGAAAGCTATACAAAGACATTCTCTAAAAACGATAGGGTTCAGCTTATTTTGAAATTAACCTATATACCAGGCGCCAATTACAAGGAATTTGAATACCGCGATATAAACGATTTGATAAATTCATTCAAGAAACGAAAGAATGCACCAAAAATCTCCGTTATTTCAAAAATCTTAAGTGAACAACAGATGAGTGATTTATACCAAAAGGCAAACTGTTATTTTTCGATGGTAAAGGCAGAAAGTTTCGGGTTATGCTTCCTTGAAGCCCTTGCCTGTGGGCTTGAAATAGCGTGCATAAACTACAGCGGGCAAAGCGATTTTTTAAACGATAACAATGCGCATTTTATTAATTATTCCATGAAACCGTTAAACGGAGAAGAGTATGAATCCCTTAAAAGGAAACCTCTGATTCCGCTGCCGGAAATAAACCATGCGTCCGACGTTATACGCAACGTATACGAAACCAGCCGTAAAAAGAATAACCCTGAGACTGATTTGTCCTATTACTACTGGGATAATGTAGCCAGAGATTTTCTTTCAATTATTCGCGAGTTTGACAAAAATAATGATTTTTGA